One window of Candidatus Methylacidiphilales bacterium genomic DNA carries:
- a CDS encoding UvrD-helicase domain-containing protein gives MKALADSNDRERFVKELGLNFCVSASAGAGKTTAIVQRIVALACREEARILRGEPSCLPRLAVVTYGVLAAEELRVRTRQEMFRHLSGDAGRRQQVLGEFNRAYFGTIHSFCLRLLREEGRHLGLPSSVQLLEEDDERLWYRFVETDYAWPETVDPEIPARVLRHYTFEQILKLAREMPPDAAEAIAGRAPARSGPVLDLSGAFEAKTRGKAVETLARHQEHLRQWLKDYESDDGYLELPHYEQGGKEFAEAVRNGFQPYVSWLNTCASHLAALVALCYRDYRVAQGYLTYDDMVAWAKKLLDNKKVLQRLRERDFIVILDEAQDTDSSMFAILTELTRPGAAELYEWPTKTEAAPPRPGSFCFVGDDQQTIYSKRADLAQYHKFVSAFQSGKGGQVLNFSVTMRCPQAVIRAVNTVFPGRLDQPLVHFRRLEPRPDAPEGGVRILNLKAPEDGKVAELFREEARQVSAWMAEQGLKGLGISSWSEAAVLCPRIDWLSVMSSELKTAGLPVRMVSSKEQRSELPGYSWPVALLWVLLHPSDRFELIGVLREIYGIADDELLRVHQERPEGLNLNSAAMCFERTAKALAELRELRGEWLKQQADGIFRLSRFIELLLERMALEKRILAIGEEAEPLQELRRAALIAEAEGVDFLDWVDGLKNELGKSPRIATGGSAEIQLLTSMKAKGLEWPVVVAPGLGRMIGQHRTEYPLIEKLEGRLQAHFNPLTMTEENKTRRQEARDLEFQRLFYVMMTRARRLLVLPDSQGFYKRSTPSFLGLIRREEVDWKDSIGETDFMPEAGIGTERGVEPALDADLIRKAVDSAKQIVRMVLPHKLAAHGDGNEFRVEAGMETVVGGMEYGTWWHEVMEQFPWKSSQGGHGDYLREKCALAPAGFRERGFKEMELFLAGPFYKELLGSESVFLSEIPFSAPLSPEAIMEGVIDLIVVDAEGKCGVVDWKTNRCKPDETEKDFAARLKSIYAAQLSAYGDMLEKRLGRSVTRRILYSTATGQRIEV, from the coding sequence ATGAAAGCGCTGGCTGATTCAAATGACCGCGAGAGATTTGTCAAGGAACTGGGTCTCAACTTTTGCGTTTCCGCCAGCGCGGGCGCGGGCAAGACCACGGCGATCGTCCAAAGAATCGTCGCGCTGGCCTGCCGGGAGGAAGCTCGGATTCTCCGCGGCGAACCCAGTTGCCTGCCGCGCCTGGCCGTGGTGACGTATGGTGTGCTGGCGGCGGAAGAGCTGCGGGTGCGGACGCGCCAGGAGATGTTCCGTCATTTGTCAGGCGATGCCGGCCGGCGGCAACAGGTGCTGGGGGAATTCAACCGGGCTTATTTCGGCACCATCCACAGTTTTTGTTTGAGGCTGTTGCGGGAGGAAGGCAGGCATTTGGGTCTGCCGTCCAGCGTTCAATTGCTGGAGGAAGACGATGAGCGGCTTTGGTACCGCTTTGTGGAAACGGATTATGCCTGGCCGGAAACGGTGGACCCGGAAATTCCGGCCCGTGTGTTGCGGCATTATACCTTTGAGCAAATCCTCAAGCTCGCCAGGGAAATGCCGCCGGATGCCGCTGAGGCAATCGCCGGGCGGGCGCCGGCCCGGTCCGGCCCGGTGTTGGATTTAAGCGGCGCATTTGAAGCGAAGACGCGCGGCAAAGCCGTCGAGACGCTGGCCCGGCACCAGGAACATCTCCGGCAATGGCTGAAAGATTATGAGTCGGATGACGGTTATCTCGAACTGCCGCATTATGAGCAGGGCGGGAAGGAGTTTGCTGAAGCCGTTCGGAATGGGTTCCAGCCGTATGTCAGTTGGCTGAACACCTGCGCCTCCCATCTCGCGGCCCTGGTGGCGTTGTGTTATCGCGATTACCGGGTTGCCCAGGGCTATCTGACCTACGACGACATGGTGGCATGGGCGAAAAAACTGCTCGATAACAAAAAGGTGCTGCAGCGGTTGCGGGAGCGGGATTTTATCGTGATTCTGGACGAGGCCCAGGATACCGATTCCAGCATGTTCGCCATCCTCACAGAACTCACGCGCCCGGGAGCGGCGGAGCTATATGAGTGGCCGACAAAGACGGAGGCCGCTCCGCCCCGCCCCGGATCGTTTTGTTTTGTGGGAGACGACCAGCAAACCATCTACAGCAAGCGGGCGGACCTGGCCCAATATCACAAGTTTGTCAGTGCCTTTCAAAGCGGGAAGGGGGGGCAGGTCCTGAATTTTTCCGTGACAATGAGATGCCCGCAGGCCGTGATCCGCGCGGTCAACACGGTTTTTCCAGGAAGATTGGACCAGCCTTTGGTGCATTTTAGGAGACTGGAGCCGCGACCCGATGCGCCGGAAGGAGGGGTTCGTATCTTGAATTTGAAAGCGCCGGAGGACGGCAAGGTCGCAGAATTGTTTCGCGAGGAGGCGAGGCAGGTGTCGGCGTGGATGGCGGAGCAGGGACTGAAGGGACTTGGAATTTCAAGTTGGTCGGAGGCTGCCGTGCTCTGTCCCCGCATTGACTGGTTGTCGGTCATGTCGTCAGAACTCAAAACCGCCGGGCTGCCGGTCCGGATGGTTTCATCCAAGGAGCAGCGCTCCGAATTGCCGGGTTACAGTTGGCCCGTGGCCTTGTTATGGGTTTTGCTGCACCCGTCTGACCGCTTCGAGTTGATAGGTGTTTTGCGGGAAATTTACGGAATTGCGGATGACGAATTGCTGCGGGTGCATCAGGAGCGCCCGGAAGGATTGAATTTGAATTCGGCGGCCATGTGTTTTGAGCGGACCGCGAAGGCGCTTGCGGAGCTTCGAGAGCTGCGAGGAGAATGGCTTAAGCAACAAGCTGACGGCATATTTCGGTTGAGCCGTTTTATTGAGCTGCTGCTGGAACGGATGGCGTTGGAGAAAAGGATTCTGGCCATTGGCGAGGAAGCGGAGCCGTTGCAGGAATTGCGCCGCGCCGCGTTGATTGCGGAAGCTGAAGGGGTCGATTTTTTGGATTGGGTTGATGGATTGAAAAATGAGCTGGGCAAATCGCCGCGGATTGCCACGGGCGGGTCGGCTGAAATCCAGTTGCTGACTTCGATGAAGGCAAAGGGGCTCGAATGGCCGGTGGTGGTGGCGCCCGGTTTGGGAAGAATGATCGGACAGCACAGAACCGAGTATCCGTTGATTGAAAAGTTAGAGGGGCGACTGCAGGCGCATTTTAATCCGCTGACGATGACTGAGGAGAACAAAACCCGAAGACAGGAAGCGCGCGACCTGGAATTCCAGCGCTTGTTTTATGTCATGATGACGCGGGCGCGGCGATTGCTGGTACTGCCGGACAGCCAGGGCTTTTACAAACGCAGCACCCCCAGTTTTTTGGGTTTGATCCGCAGGGAGGAAGTGGATTGGAAAGACTCGATTGGGGAGACGGATTTTATGCCTGAAGCCGGGATCGGCACGGAGCGCGGCGTGGAGCCGGCGCTTGATGCGGATTTGATCCGGAAGGCCGTTGATTCCGCCAAACAGATTGTCAGGATGGTGCTTCCCCATAAACTGGCGGCTCACGGGGACGGGAATGAGTTCCGCGTTGAGGCCGGGATGGAGACAGTTGTGGGCGGAATGGAGTATGGCACCTGGTGGCATGAAGTTATGGAACAGTTCCCGTGGAAGTCGTCTCAGGGCGGGCATGGGGATTATTTGCGCGAAAAATGCGCGCTCGCGCCGGCTGGATTTCGGGAAAGAGGTTTCAAGGAGATGGAATTGTTTCTTGCCGGACCGTTTTACAAGGAATTGCTGGGGTCCGAATCGGTTTTCCTGAGCGAAATCCCGTTTTCGGCCCCGCTGTCGCCCGAGGCAATAATGGAAGGCGTCATCGACCTTATTGTGGTGGATGCAGAAGGAAAATGCGGGGTGGTGGATTGGAAAACAAATCGCTGCAAGCCGGACGAAACGGAAAAGGATTTTGCGGCGAGGTTGAAGTCGATTTATGCGGCGCAGTTGTCGGCGTATGGGGACATGCTGGAAAAGCGGCTGGGGCGCAGTGTGACGCGCCGGATTTTGTACAGCACCGCGACCGGGCAGCGGATTGAGGTTTGA
- a CDS encoding PD-(D/E)XK nuclease family protein, giving the protein MQAKPSSHHAIRLFRFAEDAWQGGLKDWLQAQASVCLAGEEAWLVAADTAQAAWIRRRAGLEGLSLLGIRFLTAGSLRKELSRLLGSETRLLGRESLEFLLKLEALKHDSAEARAVALNPGPCLQALDDLGRAGWSGDETDMGEVPSPIGRWLKVLTASKAWTSAIDTDLLARARKPVSAPLHLCFWAWDAGFYPEKLLLEAALRAAASSELYVPLPIADPDMAWVEELERVCGVGHDVCPASDYRSTNEALVEHLFRRGEGESVPAAPVLMTGATQEDQVDLAERQVLKWLPDCGREDRIGVVAPPSSPTGRLLLRRLLEAGIPVQDEAGGRVPPDASAVLQKCLARYYLSGEMVEEFLSLLAAAQQIPGAARLPDPVRLRAGLHDIFGGCPTRRVPLLMEKIGPDAGPVLQAARKLAEGLGAWPQEAGWAELKTKWQAACDCLGVGVECLEPLWSRLDAVLADRRVQGRAFLEYVNELLESARFARDEEAVHPFAKVALVTLAKASYQSWKHLIFLDSNEGVWPISRDENPFLDDGLRRSLNQKRGPGYGRLLATLDLARLEQKRLMDLLENCRGEAALLAQGFDTLNPVQPLYPNELFLQCLMLEAGDKPVLKLWEDRIQSDARPTLSAGCDAILAGKEARHLAEVRRRRMDPALPFDEYSFCYPPGSGGNRSWSVTGLEKACEYPATFALRQLFRAESAQEQNFERNERWITGILAHEWIRRCLKDGLPGAAELEKRRQEVERQLREEFLATRTLWRETVFQSCRWAVRECLSRLCRQDAGRWEIVKSEEPIEGHVTTEGGILALRGRMDLVLRNRAEWSGSDAWIVDFKTSRRQTPTPQQLERGEGLQFAGYLLLALEQGAKTVSVQCLSPRTSGGCNLTGEHAESARRGLALAARLLASCRFGMKGALFDDYKRTEMLPMATVPVDLQILEAKAALTHERESVK; this is encoded by the coding sequence ATGCAGGCTAAACCTTCCTCACACCATGCCATCCGGCTGTTTCGCTTTGCGGAGGACGCATGGCAAGGCGGTTTGAAGGACTGGCTGCAAGCGCAGGCGTCGGTTTGTCTCGCAGGGGAGGAGGCATGGCTGGTCGCCGCCGACACGGCTCAGGCCGCATGGATACGCCGCCGGGCGGGGTTGGAAGGCTTGTCCCTGCTCGGAATCCGTTTTCTTACCGCAGGTTCGCTGAGAAAGGAACTGAGTCGATTGTTAGGTTCCGAAACACGGCTTCTGGGCCGGGAGAGCCTGGAATTTCTACTGAAACTGGAGGCATTGAAACATGACAGCGCCGAGGCGCGCGCCGTAGCCTTGAATCCCGGCCCCTGCCTGCAGGCATTGGATGATCTGGGACGGGCTGGTTGGTCCGGCGATGAAACCGACATGGGAGAAGTTCCGTCCCCCATCGGGCGATGGCTGAAGGTTCTCACCGCCAGCAAGGCATGGACCTCGGCCATCGACACGGACTTGCTGGCCCGGGCGCGCAAGCCGGTTTCCGCCCCGCTCCACCTTTGCTTTTGGGCGTGGGACGCCGGATTTTATCCTGAAAAACTGCTCTTGGAAGCTGCGCTGCGCGCCGCGGCAAGTTCTGAATTGTATGTTCCGTTGCCCATCGCAGATCCTGACATGGCCTGGGTCGAGGAGCTGGAGCGCGTCTGCGGAGTCGGGCATGATGTTTGCCCGGCTTCGGATTATCGCTCCACCAACGAGGCGTTGGTTGAACATCTGTTTCGACGGGGCGAAGGCGAATCCGTTCCGGCGGCGCCGGTTTTGATGACAGGCGCCACCCAGGAAGATCAAGTGGATCTTGCGGAACGTCAGGTTCTGAAATGGCTTCCGGATTGCGGACGCGAGGATCGGATCGGCGTGGTGGCGCCCCCGTCAAGCCCGACAGGCCGCCTGTTGTTGCGACGATTGCTGGAGGCCGGGATTCCTGTGCAGGATGAAGCGGGTGGACGTGTGCCGCCGGATGCTTCGGCAGTGCTGCAAAAATGCCTGGCCCGATATTATCTCTCCGGGGAAATGGTCGAAGAATTTCTTTCGCTGCTGGCGGCCGCGCAGCAAATACCGGGTGCAGCCAGGTTGCCCGACCCGGTCCGTTTGAGAGCGGGGCTGCATGATATTTTTGGCGGATGCCCGACCCGGCGGGTGCCGTTATTGATGGAGAAAATCGGCCCGGATGCAGGCCCCGTTTTGCAGGCAGCCCGAAAATTGGCGGAAGGCCTGGGCGCATGGCCGCAGGAAGCCGGCTGGGCGGAACTGAAAACAAAATGGCAGGCCGCGTGCGACTGCCTGGGCGTCGGCGTGGAGTGCCTGGAACCCCTGTGGTCGCGTCTGGATGCCGTACTGGCGGATCGCAGGGTCCAGGGCCGCGCCTTTCTGGAGTATGTAAATGAGTTGCTGGAGTCCGCGCGCTTTGCGCGGGATGAAGAAGCCGTCCATCCCTTTGCCAAGGTGGCGCTGGTTACTTTAGCGAAAGCAAGTTATCAGTCATGGAAACATCTGATTTTTTTGGATTCAAATGAAGGAGTTTGGCCGATCTCGAGGGATGAAAATCCCTTTTTGGATGACGGGCTCAGAAGGAGCCTGAATCAAAAGCGGGGTCCGGGCTATGGCCGCCTGCTGGCGACGCTCGATCTCGCGCGGCTGGAACAGAAACGGCTCATGGATCTGTTGGAAAATTGCCGTGGCGAAGCCGCCCTGCTGGCGCAGGGATTCGACACGTTGAATCCTGTCCAGCCGCTTTACCCAAACGAACTTTTCTTGCAGTGCCTGATGCTCGAGGCCGGAGACAAACCCGTCTTGAAACTTTGGGAGGATCGGATTCAGAGTGACGCCAGGCCGACGTTGTCGGCCGGTTGTGATGCCATATTGGCGGGGAAAGAGGCCAGACATCTGGCGGAAGTGCGCCGCCGTCGCATGGATCCGGCGCTTCCGTTTGACGAATACAGCTTTTGCTATCCGCCCGGCAGCGGTGGGAACCGGAGCTGGTCGGTGACGGGATTGGAGAAAGCCTGTGAATATCCGGCCACCTTTGCCCTTCGCCAGCTCTTTCGCGCGGAAAGCGCGCAGGAACAAAATTTTGAGCGCAACGAACGCTGGATCACCGGGATTCTTGCGCATGAGTGGATACGCCGCTGTTTGAAGGATGGCCTGCCCGGCGCCGCGGAATTGGAAAAACGACGACAGGAAGTGGAGCGGCAACTTCGGGAGGAATTTCTCGCAACGCGTACGCTTTGGCGGGAAACGGTTTTTCAGTCCTGCCGCTGGGCCGTTCGCGAGTGTCTGTCGAGGCTGTGCCGGCAGGATGCCGGGAGATGGGAAATTGTCAAATCGGAAGAGCCTATAGAAGGGCATGTCACGACGGAAGGCGGCATTCTGGCATTGCGCGGCAGGATGGATCTGGTTCTTCGAAATAGGGCAGAGTGGAGCGGGTCGGACGCCTGGATTGTGGATTTCAAAACCAGCCGCCGCCAGACACCCACGCCGCAGCAATTGGAACGCGGGGAAGGGCTGCAATTTGCGGGCTATTTATTGCTCGCGCTTGAGCAGGGGGCCAAGACCGTGTCCGTACAGTGCCTGAGCCCGCGGACTTCCGGCGGGTGCAACCTGACCGGCGAACACGCGGAATCGGCCCGGCGCGGCCTGGCGCTGGCGGCACGCTTGCTGGCGAGCTGTCGGTTTGGCATGAAGGGGGCCTTGTTCGATGACTATAAGAGGACTGAGATGCTGCCCATGGCGACAGTGCCGGTGGACCTTCAAATTCTGGAAGCAAAGGCGGCCTTGACGCACGAACGGGAGAGCGTGAAATGA
- a CDS encoding class I SAM-dependent methyltransferase codes for MKTSSQFHSLTPDEYAGLQAVETNAFRLLTGPGGWAEYYAGTVLLSATAKPDFWPLKSAALDLCQALKLSVGPVFGRLLAKTQSGQTAPEQLDGPPDAPTSFNVLESGLRFKIDLSAGYSIGLFIDQTQNRRYLQRLRPRRLLNCFSYTCAFSVAAAALGAETTSVDISKKALEWGRSNFELNGIEPAGHRFFADDVREALARLARRKERFDCIILDPPTFARSHKGKVFQVEDEMEALIRQALACLSSGGSLLASTNSRQINQGALLPMARSALATCQISASFHQEPPPPGFPPSAMPATLWLLAREGK; via the coding sequence ATGAAAACATCATCCCAGTTCCATTCGCTCACTCCGGACGAATATGCAGGGCTTCAAGCAGTCGAAACCAACGCCTTCCGCCTGCTCACAGGGCCAGGCGGTTGGGCCGAATATTATGCCGGCACCGTACTTCTTTCCGCGACCGCCAAGCCGGACTTTTGGCCCTTGAAAAGCGCCGCCCTGGATTTGTGCCAGGCCCTGAAATTGAGCGTCGGCCCGGTCTTTGGCCGGCTCCTGGCCAAAACCCAGTCCGGCCAAACAGCCCCGGAACAGCTCGACGGCCCGCCGGATGCCCCCACCAGCTTCAATGTCTTGGAATCGGGGCTCCGCTTTAAAATCGATCTCAGCGCGGGATACTCCATCGGTCTGTTCATCGATCAAACTCAAAACCGCCGTTATTTACAAAGGCTCCGGCCCCGGCGCCTTCTGAACTGCTTTTCCTATACCTGCGCCTTTTCCGTCGCCGCCGCCGCACTTGGCGCCGAAACAACCAGCGTGGATATTTCCAAAAAAGCCCTCGAATGGGGCCGCTCCAATTTCGAGCTCAACGGCATCGAACCTGCCGGGCATCGTTTCTTTGCGGATGATGTGCGGGAAGCCCTCGCGCGTCTGGCTCGGAGAAAAGAACGCTTCGATTGCATCATCCTGGACCCTCCCACCTTCGCCCGATCCCACAAGGGAAAAGTCTTCCAGGTCGAAGATGAAATGGAGGCGTTGATCCGGCAGGCGCTGGCCTGCCTTTCTTCCGGCGGCTCGCTGCTGGCCTCGACCAATTCCCGCCAGATCAACCAGGGCGCGCTCCTGCCCATGGCCAGATCAGCTCTTGCAACTTGTCAGATATCCGCATCATTCCACCAGGAACCGCCGCCGCCCGGGTTCCCGCCATCCGCCATGCCCGCAACGCTGTGGTTGCTGGCCAGGGAAGGGAAATGA